The following coding sequences lie in one Streptomyces xiamenensis genomic window:
- a CDS encoding helix-turn-helix domain-containing protein yields the protein MASLGEFLREQRRQAKLSLRQLADVAGVSNPYLSQIERGLRKPSAEILQQIAKGLRISAETLYVQAGILDADAVKEQTEAGGVPAAVLADPDLSDEQKQALLQIYTSFRNDRSRQEKEKP from the coding sequence ATGGCGTCACTCGGAGAGTTTCTGCGGGAGCAGCGGCGGCAGGCGAAATTGTCGCTGCGGCAGCTCGCGGACGTCGCCGGGGTATCGAATCCCTACCTCAGCCAGATCGAGCGCGGGCTGCGCAAGCCCAGCGCGGAGATCCTGCAGCAGATCGCCAAGGGCCTGCGGATCTCCGCGGAGACGCTGTACGTCCAGGCCGGGATTCTCGACGCCGACGCCGTCAAGGAGCAGACGGAGGCCGGCGGGGTGCCGGCGGCGGTGCTCGCCGACCCGGACCTCTCCGACGAACAGAAGCAGGCGCTGCTACAGATCTACACCTCGTTCCGCAACGACCGGAGCAGGCAGGAAAAGGAGAAGCCGTGA
- a CDS encoding response regulator, with product MIRVLLADDQRLVRAGFRSILEDEDDIEVVGEAGDGHQALRLARELRPDVVLMDIRMPDRDGLAATGDIARDPRLAGTKVVILTTFDMDDHVYGALRAGASGFLVKDTEPEELLHAVRVCARGDALIAPAITRRLIAEFAGRVKQPDPAPRLNALTEREREVLGLVGAGLTNDEIARRLVLSPSTAKTHVSRVMTKLDVRDRAQLVILAYETGMITPGWLS from the coding sequence ATGATCCGCGTGCTTCTCGCCGACGACCAGCGGCTGGTACGAGCGGGGTTCCGCTCCATCCTGGAGGACGAGGACGACATCGAGGTGGTCGGCGAGGCGGGCGACGGCCACCAGGCGCTGCGGCTGGCCCGCGAACTGCGGCCCGACGTGGTCCTGATGGACATCCGGATGCCGGACCGCGACGGCCTCGCCGCCACCGGCGACATCGCCCGCGACCCGCGCCTGGCCGGGACCAAGGTCGTCATCCTCACCACCTTCGACATGGACGACCACGTCTACGGGGCGCTGCGCGCCGGTGCCTCCGGGTTCCTCGTCAAGGACACCGAGCCGGAGGAACTGCTGCACGCGGTACGGGTGTGCGCCCGCGGCGACGCGCTGATCGCCCCCGCCATCACCCGCCGCCTCATCGCCGAGTTCGCCGGCCGCGTCAAGCAGCCCGACCCCGCCCCCCGCCTCAACGCCCTCACCGAGCGCGAACGCGAGGTCCTGGGCCTGGTCGGAGCGGGCCTGACCAATGACGAGATCGCCCGCCGTCTGGTGCTGAGCCCTTCCACGGCCAAGACCCATGTCTCGCGCGTCATGACCAAACTGGATGTCCGCGACCGCGCGCAGCTGGTGATCCTCGCCTACGAGACCGGGATGATCACCCCCGGCTGGCTCTCCTAA
- a CDS encoding inorganic phosphate transporter encodes MDTFALLVVIGAALFFTYTNGFHDSANAIATSISTRALTPRVALGMAAVMNLAGAFLGSGVAKTVSEGLIDTPTGKQGMIILFAGLLGAITWNMISWYFGLPSSSSHALFGGLVGAALAGASTVHWDGVLSKIVIPMFVSPLIGLLLGYLVMVAILWLFRRANPHRAQRGFRIAQTVSAAGMALGHGLQDAQKTMGVVFMALVIADVEPEGGAIPVWVKIACAGMLSLGTYAGGWRIMRTLGRRIIELDPPRGFAAETTAASVLYSASYIFNAPISTTHVITSAIMGAGATKRVSAVRWGVAKSIVKGWFITMPAAGAVAAITYWVIHLFFG; translated from the coding sequence GTGGACACGTTCGCCCTTCTCGTCGTCATCGGTGCGGCGCTCTTCTTCACCTACACCAACGGCTTCCACGACTCGGCGAACGCCATCGCCACCTCCATCTCCACCCGGGCGCTGACCCCGCGGGTCGCGCTGGGCATGGCCGCCGTGATGAACCTGGCCGGCGCCTTCCTCGGCAGCGGCGTCGCCAAGACGGTGAGCGAAGGGCTGATCGACACCCCCACCGGCAAACAAGGCATGATCATCTTGTTCGCCGGGCTGCTCGGGGCGATCACCTGGAACATGATCTCCTGGTATTTCGGCCTCCCCTCGTCCTCCTCGCACGCCCTGTTCGGCGGCCTGGTCGGGGCGGCGCTGGCCGGAGCGAGCACCGTCCACTGGGACGGTGTGCTCTCCAAGATCGTCATCCCGATGTTCGTCTCGCCCCTCATCGGCCTGCTGCTGGGCTATCTGGTGATGGTGGCCATCCTGTGGCTGTTCCGGCGCGCCAACCCGCACCGGGCCCAGCGCGGCTTCCGGATAGCGCAGACCGTCTCGGCCGCCGGCATGGCGCTCGGGCACGGACTCCAGGACGCGCAGAAGACCATGGGCGTGGTCTTCATGGCGCTGGTCATCGCCGACGTGGAACCGGAGGGCGGCGCCATCCCGGTGTGGGTGAAGATCGCCTGCGCCGGAATGCTGTCGCTGGGCACGTACGCGGGGGGCTGGCGCATCATGCGCACGCTGGGCCGCCGGATCATCGAGCTGGACCCGCCGCGCGGGTTCGCCGCCGAGACCACCGCCGCCTCCGTGCTGTACTCCGCCTCGTACATCTTCAACGCCCCGATCTCCACCACCCACGTGATCACCTCGGCGATCATGGGCGCGGGGGCCACCAAGCGGGTCAGCGCGGTGCGCTGGGGCGTGGCCAAGTCGATCGTCAAGGGATGGTTCATCACGATGCCGGCGGCCGGCGCCGTGGCGGCGATCACGTACTGGGTGATCCACCTCTTCTTCGGCTGA
- a CDS encoding MerR family transcriptional regulator, whose translation MISIGDFARYGRVSVRMLRHYDALGLLVPARTDPHSGYRWYEAGQLARLNRIVALKGLGFSLQQVGEILGERVSGTELRGMLRLRRAELAAALEADARRLAGVEARLRVIESEGHMPTSDVVIKKIPGARVAELTRTAGAASPEAIGPVIGPLYARLTELLAQAGIRPSGPGIARYEPAPGGESVTVHAGIQVAVDADHPGARAAGIAIVDLPPIETAATVVHHGPMADLLPTLQTLAHWIASHGYVSAGYARELYLECPPGDESAWVTELQEPVGRPGPDTAS comes from the coding sequence ATGATCAGTATCGGAGACTTTGCCAGATACGGCCGGGTGTCGGTGCGCATGCTGCGCCACTACGACGCCCTCGGCCTCCTCGTGCCCGCCCGCACCGACCCCCACAGCGGCTACCGCTGGTACGAGGCCGGTCAGCTGGCCCGGCTCAACCGCATCGTCGCGCTCAAGGGGCTCGGCTTCTCACTCCAGCAGGTCGGGGAGATCCTCGGCGAGCGGGTGAGCGGCACCGAGCTGCGCGGGATGCTGCGGCTGCGCCGTGCCGAGCTGGCGGCGGCCCTGGAGGCCGACGCCCGGCGGCTGGCCGGTGTCGAGGCAAGGCTCCGCGTCATCGAGAGCGAGGGGCACATGCCCACCAGTGATGTCGTCATCAAGAAGATCCCCGGCGCCCGCGTCGCCGAGCTGACCAGGACCGCCGGCGCAGCCTCCCCGGAGGCGATCGGCCCGGTCATCGGGCCGCTGTACGCCCGGCTGACGGAGCTGCTCGCCCAGGCCGGCATCCGGCCCTCGGGCCCCGGGATCGCCCGCTACGAGCCGGCCCCGGGCGGCGAGTCCGTCACCGTGCACGCCGGGATCCAGGTCGCGGTCGACGCCGACCACCCCGGGGCGCGGGCCGCCGGGATCGCCATCGTCGACCTCCCGCCGATCGAGACCGCCGCCACCGTCGTCCACCACGGGCCGATGGCGGACCTGCTGCCCACCCTCCAGACCCTGGCCCACTGGATCGCGTCCCACGGGTACGTCTCCGCCGGGTACGCGCGCGAGCTGTACCTGGAGTGCCCGCCCGGGGACGAGAGCGCCTGGGTGACCGAACTCCAGGAGCCGGTCGGACGCCCCGGCCCGGACACGGCCTCCTAG
- a CDS encoding DUF47 domain-containing protein codes for MRFRLTPRETSFYDLFAISADNVLSGSKLLMELLAAEPATRVEIADRMRAAEHAGDDATHAIFHQLNSSFITPFDREDIYRLASRLDDIMDFMEEAVDLVVLYELQELPKGVAQQIEVLHRAAELTAEAMPHLRTMEHLNEYWIEVNRLENQADQIHRKLLAHLFNGTYEAIEVMKLKQVVDVLEEAADAFEAVANTVETIVVKES; via the coding sequence GTGCGATTTCGCCTGACGCCCCGGGAGACGAGCTTCTACGACCTGTTCGCCATCTCCGCCGACAACGTTCTCAGTGGCTCGAAGCTGCTGATGGAACTGCTGGCGGCCGAACCCGCCACGCGCGTAGAAATCGCCGACCGGATGCGCGCGGCGGAGCATGCCGGGGATGACGCGACCCATGCGATCTTCCACCAGCTGAACTCCTCGTTCATCACCCCGTTCGACCGCGAGGACATCTACCGGCTGGCCTCCCGGCTGGACGACATCATGGACTTCATGGAGGAGGCCGTCGATCTCGTCGTCCTCTATGAGCTCCAGGAGCTGCCCAAGGGCGTCGCCCAGCAGATCGAGGTGCTGCACCGCGCGGCCGAGCTGACCGCCGAGGCCATGCCGCACCTGCGCACCATGGAGCACCTCAACGAGTACTGGATCGAGGTCAACCGGCTGGAGAACCAGGCGGACCAGATCCACCGCAAGCTGCTCGCGCACCTCTTCAACGGCACCTACGAGGCCATAGAGGTCATGAAGCTCAAGCAGGTCGTGGACGTCCTTGAGGAGGCGGCCGACGCCTTCGAGGCCGTCGCCAACACGGTGGAGACCATCGTGGTCAAGGAGTCCTGA
- a CDS encoding DUF2516 family protein — protein MLLNGFYSLWGLLTLALLILSIYALVHAALQREDAFRAAGKQTKPFWLIILGLAVVVQLLPLGFLLLNLVGLVAAIVYIVDVKPAIAAVTGRGGHGGRGGGWSSSDGPYGPYNGNR, from the coding sequence ATGTTGTTGAACGGGTTCTACTCCCTGTGGGGGCTTCTCACCCTCGCGCTGCTCATCCTGAGCATTTACGCCCTGGTGCACGCCGCGCTTCAGCGCGAGGACGCCTTCCGGGCCGCCGGCAAGCAGACGAAGCCGTTCTGGCTGATCATCCTGGGCCTGGCCGTCGTCGTGCAGCTGCTCCCGCTCGGGTTCCTGCTGCTGAACCTGGTCGGCCTCGTGGCCGCCATCGTCTACATCGTGGACGTGAAGCCCGCCATCGCCGCCGTCACCGGGCGCGGCGGCCACGGCGGCCGGGGCGGTGGCTGGAGCAGCAGCGACGGGCCGTACGGTCCGTACAACGGAAACCGCTGA
- a CDS encoding MMPL family transporter: MTVFERLAGFSHRHRWTALIVWVIVLVGVWAGASAAGDDYRQDYGLPGSESQRALELLTEHGSDQAGDSLEIVFQDPAGLAAPATRERLETMLAEVAGLPAVAQVHETTLSADGTTGYATVVLDVPSERMDPADTERVLEAATAVAGDGLRVALGGEAARQLAQEDGGGAEGAGIMAALVILVFMFGTVIAAGLPVVTAVFAVGSTMAVIVLASHVFTIPDYTPYVMMLVGLGVGIDYALLVFARYRSELVAGAGPEESGRRALDAAGRTVFFAGCTVILALLGLVALGLGPLQGMALGVALTVLVTMIASLTLLPALLGIFGARFARQFPARAARRAARGKPATGAGWRRWGAFVQRRPVVVLLVSVAALGALAVPAAQLRLGFADAGNDPAGSTSREAYDLLSDGFGPGFNGPLVVVAESADGTAARAAGEAAAVLEGTAGVAATTPPIPTADGAVATVIVFPASAPQDEATSELVAALRTEVLPALAERTGATYLVGGATAAVEDFSDTVASRMPLFVAIVVGLSVILLMVVFRSLLIPLKAALLNLLSIGAALGAVTLVFQHGLLGFEPGPIEAFIPVLIFAIVFGLSMDYEIFLVSRIHEEWTRTGDHRLAVREGLAHTGAVITAAGAIMIVVFSAFMLSADRMLQQFGFGMAVAIFMDAVVIRCLIVPAVMRLMGRRAWWLPAPLARLLPTVELEKHQRPRPADRSS, encoded by the coding sequence ATGACCGTCTTCGAACGGCTCGCCGGGTTCTCCCACCGGCACCGCTGGACCGCCCTCATCGTGTGGGTGATCGTCCTCGTCGGTGTCTGGGCCGGCGCCTCGGCGGCCGGGGACGACTACCGGCAGGACTACGGGCTGCCCGGTTCCGAGTCCCAGCGCGCCCTGGAACTGCTCACCGAGCACGGCTCGGACCAGGCGGGCGACAGCCTGGAGATCGTCTTCCAGGACCCGGCGGGTCTCGCGGCGCCCGCCACCCGCGAGCGGCTGGAGACGATGCTCGCCGAGGTCGCCGGGCTGCCCGCGGTGGCCCAGGTGCACGAGACGACGCTGTCGGCGGACGGCACCACCGGCTACGCCACCGTCGTCCTGGACGTGCCGTCCGAGCGGATGGACCCGGCCGACACCGAGCGCGTCCTGGAGGCGGCCACCGCCGTCGCCGGGGACGGGCTGCGGGTCGCCCTGGGCGGCGAGGCGGCCCGGCAGCTGGCGCAGGAGGACGGCGGCGGCGCCGAGGGCGCGGGCATCATGGCGGCCCTGGTCATCCTGGTGTTCATGTTCGGCACCGTGATCGCCGCCGGACTCCCGGTCGTCACCGCCGTCTTCGCGGTCGGCTCCACGATGGCCGTGATCGTGCTGGCCTCGCACGTGTTCACCATCCCGGACTACACCCCGTACGTGATGATGCTGGTCGGCCTGGGCGTCGGCATCGACTACGCGCTGCTGGTCTTCGCCCGCTACCGTTCCGAACTCGTCGCCGGCGCGGGCCCCGAGGAGTCCGGCCGCAGGGCGCTGGACGCGGCCGGACGTACCGTCTTCTTCGCCGGCTGCACCGTCATCCTGGCGCTGCTGGGCCTGGTGGCCCTGGGCCTGGGCCCACTTCAGGGGATGGCGCTGGGCGTGGCGCTCACCGTCCTGGTGACCATGATCGCCTCACTCACCCTGCTGCCCGCCCTGCTGGGCATCTTCGGCGCCCGCTTCGCCCGCCAGTTCCCGGCCCGCGCGGCCAGGCGCGCCGCCCGGGGCAAGCCGGCCACCGGCGCGGGCTGGCGCCGCTGGGGGGCCTTCGTCCAGCGCCGCCCCGTGGTCGTGCTGCTGGTCTCGGTGGCCGCGCTGGGTGCGCTGGCGGTGCCCGCCGCGCAGCTGCGGCTGGGGTTCGCCGACGCGGGCAACGATCCGGCCGGGTCCACGAGCCGGGAGGCGTACGACCTGCTGTCGGACGGGTTCGGGCCCGGATTCAACGGGCCGCTGGTCGTGGTCGCCGAGTCGGCCGACGGTACGGCGGCGCGGGCCGCGGGCGAGGCCGCCGCCGTCCTGGAGGGCACGGCCGGGGTCGCCGCCACCACCCCGCCGATCCCCACCGCCGACGGCGCCGTGGCCACGGTGATCGTCTTCCCCGCCTCCGCGCCGCAGGACGAGGCGACCTCCGAGCTGGTGGCGGCGCTGCGCACCGAGGTCCTGCCCGCGCTCGCGGAGCGGACCGGCGCCACCTACCTCGTCGGCGGTGCGACGGCCGCCGTCGAGGACTTCTCCGACACGGTCGCCTCCCGCATGCCGCTGTTCGTGGCGATCGTCGTCGGTCTCTCCGTCATCCTGCTGATGGTGGTCTTCCGCTCCCTCCTCATCCCGCTCAAGGCGGCACTGCTGAACCTGCTGTCGATCGGGGCCGCGCTGGGTGCGGTCACGCTGGTGTTCCAGCACGGCCTGCTGGGCTTCGAGCCGGGCCCGATCGAGGCGTTCATCCCGGTGCTGATCTTCGCCATCGTCTTCGGGCTGTCCATGGACTACGAGATCTTCCTCGTCTCCCGCATCCACGAGGAGTGGACGCGTACCGGGGACCACCGGCTGGCGGTCCGGGAAGGGCTGGCGCACACCGGGGCGGTGATCACCGCGGCCGGCGCCATCATGATCGTGGTCTTCTCGGCGTTCATGCTGAGCGCTGACCGGATGCTCCAGCAGTTCGGGTTCGGGATGGCCGTGGCGATCTTCATGGACGCGGTGGTCATCAGGTGTCTGATCGTGCCGGCGGTCATGCGGTTGATGGGCCGCCGAGCCTGGTGGCTGCCGGCCCCGCTGGCACGCCTGCTGCCGACGGTGGAGCTGGAGAAGCACCAGCGGCCGCGGCCGGCGGACCGGAGCTCCTGA
- a CDS encoding NAD(+) synthase — MTDFGSIYQHGFARVAACTGHAAIADPPANAEAVLRQARRCAEDGAAVAVFPELCLSGYSIEDLLLQDAVLDEVETALATVVAASADLLPVLVVGAPLRHRHRIYNCAVLVHRGRILGIAPKSYVPNYREFYERRQIAAGDDERGGTLRIGGATVPFGTDLLFAAEDIPGLVLHAEICEDMWVPVPPSAEAALAGATVLVNLSGSPITVGRAEDRTLLCRSASARCLAAYVYAAAGLGESTTDLSWDGQTMIYENGTLLAESDRFPQGDQYAVADIDLDLLRQERQRMGTFDDNRRTHAARTGGYRQIPFTLDPPAGDLGLRRRLERFPFVPADPARLAQDCYEAYNIQVAGLQRRLAAIGGPKIVIGVSGGLDSTHALIVAARAMDQAGRPRSDILGFTLPGFATSDHTKHNAHKLMRALGITAAELDISPTARLMLEELGHPFSQGEPVYDITFENVQAGLRTDYLFRLANQRGGIVLGTGDLSELALGWCTYGVGDQMSHYNVNSGVPKTLIQHLIRWVISTDQFGAETNETLTAILDTEISPELVPGEELQSTESKIGPYALHDFTLFHILRYGFRPSKIAFLAWHAWRDPRTGGWPPMFPEAERVAYDLPEIRHWLDTFARRFFGFAQFKRSAMPNGPKVLAGGSLSPRGDWRAPSDTTADAWLRDLDRWEWPRA, encoded by the coding sequence ATGACCGACTTCGGGTCGATCTACCAGCACGGATTCGCCCGGGTCGCCGCCTGTACCGGCCACGCCGCCATCGCCGACCCGCCCGCCAACGCCGAGGCCGTCCTGCGCCAGGCCCGCCGCTGCGCCGAGGACGGCGCGGCCGTCGCCGTCTTCCCCGAGCTGTGCCTGTCCGGCTACTCCATCGAGGACCTGCTGCTCCAGGACGCCGTGCTCGACGAGGTCGAGACCGCGCTCGCCACCGTGGTCGCCGCCTCCGCCGACCTGCTGCCGGTCCTGGTCGTCGGCGCCCCGCTGCGCCACCGCCACCGGATCTACAACTGCGCGGTGCTCGTGCACCGCGGCCGGATCCTCGGCATCGCGCCCAAGTCCTACGTGCCGAACTACCGCGAGTTCTACGAGCGCCGGCAGATCGCGGCCGGCGACGACGAGCGCGGCGGCACCCTGCGGATCGGCGGCGCCACCGTCCCCTTCGGCACCGACCTGCTCTTCGCGGCCGAGGACATCCCCGGCCTCGTCCTGCACGCGGAGATCTGCGAGGACATGTGGGTGCCGGTGCCGCCCAGCGCCGAGGCCGCGCTGGCCGGGGCCACCGTCCTGGTCAACCTCTCCGGCAGCCCCATCACCGTCGGCCGCGCCGAGGACCGCACGCTGCTGTGCCGCTCCGCCTCCGCCCGCTGCCTGGCCGCGTACGTCTACGCCGCCGCCGGGCTGGGCGAGTCGACCACCGATCTGTCCTGGGACGGGCAGACCATGATCTACGAGAACGGCACGCTGCTCGCCGAGAGCGACCGCTTCCCGCAGGGCGACCAGTACGCGGTCGCCGACATCGACCTCGACCTGCTGCGCCAGGAACGGCAGCGGATGGGCACCTTCGACGACAACCGCCGCACCCACGCCGCCCGCACCGGCGGCTACCGGCAGATCCCGTTCACCCTCGACCCGCCCGCCGGGGACCTGGGACTGCGCCGCCGCCTGGAACGCTTCCCCTTCGTCCCCGCCGACCCCGCCCGGCTCGCCCAGGACTGCTACGAGGCGTACAACATCCAGGTCGCCGGGCTCCAGCGGCGGCTCGCCGCGATCGGCGGCCCCAAGATCGTCATCGGCGTCTCGGGCGGCCTGGACTCCACCCACGCGCTGATCGTCGCCGCCCGCGCCATGGACCAGGCGGGCCGCCCGCGCAGCGACATCCTCGGCTTCACCCTGCCCGGCTTCGCCACCAGCGACCACACCAAGCACAACGCGCACAAGCTCATGCGCGCCCTGGGCATCACCGCCGCCGAACTCGACATCAGCCCCACCGCCCGCCTGATGCTGGAGGAGCTGGGCCACCCGTTCTCCCAGGGCGAGCCCGTCTACGACATCACCTTCGAGAACGTGCAGGCCGGGCTGCGCACCGACTACCTGTTCCGGCTGGCCAACCAGCGCGGCGGCATCGTGCTCGGCACCGGCGACCTGTCCGAACTGGCCCTGGGCTGGTGCACGTACGGCGTCGGCGACCAGATGAGCCACTACAACGTCAACTCCGGCGTGCCCAAGACGCTCATCCAGCACCTCATCCGCTGGGTGATCAGCACCGACCAGTTCGGCGCCGAGACGAACGAGACGCTGACCGCCATCCTCGACACCGAGATCAGCCCCGAGCTGGTGCCGGGCGAGGAACTCCAGTCCACCGAGTCGAAGATCGGCCCGTACGCGCTGCACGACTTCACGCTCTTCCACATCCTGCGGTACGGCTTCCGCCCGTCGAAGATCGCCTTCCTGGCCTGGCACGCCTGGCGCGACCCGCGCACCGGCGGCTGGCCGCCGATGTTCCCCGAGGCCGAGCGGGTGGCGTACGACCTGCCCGAGATCCGGCACTGGCTGGACACCTTCGCCCGCCGCTTCTTCGGCTTCGCCCAGTTCAAGCGCTCCGCGATGCCCAACGGCCCCAAGGTGCTGGCAGGCGGCTCCCTCTCCCCGCGCGGCGACTGGCGCGCCCCCTCCGACACCACCGCCGACGCCTGGCTGCGCGACCTCGACCGCTGGGAGTGGCCGCGGGCTTGA
- a CDS encoding ankyrin repeat domain-containing protein encodes MTSPERHEPAHDPEVLQLAAKIFDLARDGDTDTVAAYVDAGVPPNLSNDKGDTLLMLAAYHGHARTVEALLQRGADPGRANDRGQTPLAGAVFKGETEVVRTLVAAGADPAAGQPSAIDTARMFAKADLLELFGAAG; translated from the coding sequence ATGACGTCCCCAGAGCGCCACGAACCCGCGCACGACCCCGAGGTGCTCCAGCTCGCGGCGAAGATCTTCGATCTCGCCCGGGACGGGGACACGGACACGGTGGCGGCGTACGTGGACGCGGGTGTTCCCCCGAACCTCAGCAACGACAAGGGGGACACCCTGCTGATGCTGGCCGCCTACCACGGCCACGCCAGAACGGTGGAGGCGCTGCTCCAGCGCGGCGCCGACCCCGGCCGGGCCAATGACCGGGGTCAGACGCCGCTGGCGGGAGCGGTGTTCAAGGGCGAGACGGAGGTGGTCCGCACGCTGGTGGCGGCGGGCGCTGACCCGGCGGCCGGGCAGCCCTCCGCCATCGACACCGCCCGGATGTTCGCGAAGGCCGATCTGCTGGAGCTGTTCGGCGCCGCCGGCTAG
- a CDS encoding sensor histidine kinase, whose translation MTPPMYRMDRVTLIAGLPLLADSVLFAVRRAEASPVHLWLTWLLGAAAWALLGLRHRLPIPVGVLTMIAAVAYYPLSSPDGITPVVAFVVAVYTMSRAGHLVAAVTLAVTSMLAMTYGEFVASTSEQRHVDNMSMVLFEGWFLAVIAFGHAMRVRHAYQEESERRAAVAERLRIAREIHDVLGHSISLINVQAGAALHRSAKRPGETAELTRALEFVRDTSKDALRELRGTLGMLRQVDEEAAGAPTSPTPGWERIGDLADRARATGLTVTVRTDRDGLPPGGVGAGVSLAAYRIVQEALTNIARHAAGATTVLIEARYEDGALRVSVEDDGKGGPGHGHGHGSRECGTGSGIGGMRERARALGGDLTAGHTGSGFRVTARLPLIADRPTALEGQS comes from the coding sequence ATGACCCCGCCGATGTACCGCATGGACCGGGTGACGCTGATCGCCGGGCTGCCGCTGCTCGCCGACTCGGTCCTCTTCGCGGTGCGCCGCGCTGAGGCGTCGCCCGTCCACCTGTGGCTCACCTGGCTGCTGGGCGCCGCCGCCTGGGCGCTGCTGGGACTGCGGCACCGGCTGCCGATCCCGGTCGGCGTCCTCACCATGATCGCGGCGGTCGCCTACTATCCGCTGTCCAGCCCGGACGGGATCACCCCGGTGGTCGCCTTCGTCGTCGCCGTCTACACCATGTCCCGCGCCGGCCATCTCGTCGCGGCCGTCACGCTCGCCGTGACCTCGATGCTGGCGATGACCTACGGCGAGTTCGTCGCCTCCACCAGCGAGCAGCGGCATGTCGACAACATGTCGATGGTGCTGTTCGAGGGCTGGTTCCTCGCGGTGATCGCCTTCGGCCACGCCATGCGGGTGCGGCACGCCTACCAGGAGGAGAGCGAGCGGCGCGCCGCCGTCGCCGAGCGGCTGCGGATCGCCCGCGAGATCCACGACGTGCTCGGGCACAGCATCTCCCTCATCAACGTGCAGGCCGGGGCCGCCCTGCACCGCAGCGCCAAGCGGCCCGGCGAGACGGCGGAGCTGACCCGGGCACTGGAGTTCGTCCGCGACACCAGCAAGGACGCGCTGCGCGAACTGCGCGGCACGCTCGGCATGCTGCGCCAGGTGGACGAGGAGGCGGCGGGCGCGCCCACCTCGCCCACCCCCGGCTGGGAGCGCATCGGCGACCTCGCCGACCGGGCGCGTGCCACGGGCCTGACGGTGACGGTCCGCACCGACCGGGATGGGCTGCCGCCCGGCGGGGTCGGGGCCGGGGTGTCACTGGCCGCCTACCGCATCGTGCAGGAAGCACTGACCAACATCGCCCGGCACGCGGCCGGAGCCACCACGGTGCTGATCGAGGCGCGGTACGAGGACGGGGCGCTGCGGGTGAGCGTCGAGGACGACGGGAAGGGCGGCCCCGGACACGGTCACGGCCACGGCTCCCGCGAGTGCGGCACAGGCAGCGGCATCGGGGGGATGCGGGAGCGCGCCCGCGCGCTGGGCGGCGACCTGACCGCCGGTCATACTGGCTCCGGTTTCCGGGTGACCGCCCGGCTGCCGCTCATCGCCGACCGGCCCACCGCCCTCGAAGGACAGTCATGA